A genome region from Rickettsiales endosymbiont of Stachyamoeba lipophora includes the following:
- a CDS encoding sensor histidine kinase, translating into MIKVKCTNYFIIKINNHIKEEFKNTEGHLASLGLLLFIGYIGFYFLNSLFFTTQDYENLYLRLIVAALAVPILFAKYLPQSIADKYLHIHWYITLLYCLPFFFGFMLLKNPNSNIWQINGLVGLTILTLFVGVISYIFLFTIGSVLAFAVFWFTSSHSELPSNIIGVFGSYIPPIIYFIIFSTKQHKIYQEKISAMKVLSGIIAHEMRTPLAGITAAAHAFKKYLPILIKGYSIAKEQSMISENIPKTNLNLLEKLPHNISQLANDANVVIDMMLMRLKQIDNINTDNICSFKECISKALTQYSFMEGERELVNFDHTQDFKFKGNELLIIHVLFNLLKNAIYYVRAVGKGDIKIWIELGDKYNKLYFKDTGAGISQKAMVNLFKPFNTDTRHGTGLGLAFCKEVMEKIKGKISCDSKAGEYTQFTLSFQKLED; encoded by the coding sequence ATGATAAAAGTAAAATGTACTAACTATTTTATAATAAAGATAAACAACCATATTAAAGAGGAATTTAAAAATACAGAAGGACACCTTGCTAGCTTAGGATTATTACTTTTCATTGGGTATATAGGTTTTTATTTTTTAAATTCATTATTTTTTACCACGCAAGATTATGAAAATTTATACCTTCGTTTGATAGTGGCAGCTTTGGCTGTTCCTATATTGTTTGCTAAGTATTTACCACAAAGTATAGCAGATAAGTATTTACATATTCATTGGTATATAACGTTACTCTATTGCTTACCTTTTTTCTTTGGTTTTATGTTATTAAAAAACCCAAATTCAAATATATGGCAAATTAATGGTTTAGTAGGGTTAACAATTTTAACGTTATTTGTTGGAGTTATTTCTTATATATTCCTTTTTACCATAGGTAGTGTATTAGCTTTTGCAGTGTTTTGGTTTACCTCAAGTCATAGTGAGCTTCCTTCTAATATTATTGGAGTATTTGGGAGCTACATTCCTCCCATTATTTATTTTATAATTTTTTCTACTAAACAGCATAAAATATACCAAGAGAAGATCAGCGCAATGAAGGTACTAAGTGGAATAATAGCTCATGAGATGCGTACTCCCCTTGCAGGAATTACAGCTGCTGCACATGCTTTTAAAAAATATCTACCTATACTGATTAAAGGTTATTCGATAGCAAAAGAACAGAGTATGATTTCAGAAAACATACCAAAAACTAACCTAAACTTATTAGAAAAACTTCCTCATAATATTAGTCAGTTGGCTAATGATGCTAATGTTGTAATTGATATGATGCTCATGCGTTTAAAACAAATAGATAATATCAATACAGATAATATTTGTTCATTTAAAGAATGTATTAGCAAGGCACTAACGCAATACTCTTTTATGGAAGGAGAGAGGGAGCTGGTTAACTTTGATCACACTCAGGACTTCAAATTTAAGGGTAATGAGTTACTAATTATTCATGTATTATTTAACCTGCTTAAGAATGCTATTTATTATGTTAGAGCAGTGGGCAAAGGAGATATTAAGATCTGGATAGAATTAGGAGATAAGTATAATAAATTATATTTTAAAGATACAGGTGCTGGCATTTCTCAAAAGGCTATGGTTAATTTATTTAAACCATTTAATACAGATACCAGGCATGGTACAGGACTTGGGCTTGCTTTTTGTAAAGAAGTAATGGAAAAAATCAAAGGTAAAATTAGTTGTGATTCAAAAGCTGGTGAATATACTCAGTTTACATTAAGCTTTCAAAAATTAGAGGATTAA
- a CDS encoding transposase, translating to MIDSTIVRAHACSAGYYESSQDQEALGRSKGGFTTKIHALVDALGNPLKFILTPGQKNDITQAENLTKDIVNTTIIADKMI from the coding sequence ATGATAGATTCAACTATCGTAAGGGCACATGCCTGTAGTGCTGGATATTATGAGAGCAGCCAAGACCAAGAAGCCTTAGGGCGGAGTAAAGGTGGCTTTACTACCAAAATTCATGCGTTAGTTGATGCTTTGGGAAATCCGCTAAAATTCATTCTTACTCCAGGGCAGAAAAATGATATAACTCAAGCTGAAAATCTCACTAAAGATATAGTTAATACTACGATAATTGCTGATAAAATGATTTAG
- a CDS encoding F-box protein → MTNETLDTQVTALNNEPDDSLLPLDVIYNLFGFLPNKDLARHRLVSNKWQKYVKKALAYYAKGMFDPKYIDTAFLSKLQVPLEHARTFIDYRYKGLQEDKNDIQLDRYFEGNAAAITPGAQEAVTVETLIKVLHDLEQKQQKINSKQKVEIEYTINSLEGLVNYIKAYDQLKDKHYLLNINFNKMENSSCLLLLLNIIKLSNNQNLQQRINISYNNEVIQVTCDQAKHIANHITVFELAYRHIKAEGAKTIADALKANTTITFLQLKSNSIGTEEALAIADALKTNTTLASLNLDWNSIGAAGALAIADALKANTTLTSLNLNWNDIGAAGALAIADALTTNKALNSITLEENSITDVEAKDLADALKINTTLTSLNLDENSIGAAGALAIADALKANTTLTSLNLDKNSISYTGAKELADALKTNTTLASLNLNRNSIGDAGAQELADALTINTALRSLNLEYNSIEDAGAKELANALKTNKALRSLNLRHNKIGDAGAQAIADALNINKSLTSLNLRDNYIGAEGAGALGKASAYVKQTQNRDITIVLDDDLIIIFEEAKKEELARLEKLEAQEKLKSPEFQQAESFADMAVRQEKGRGIS, encoded by the coding sequence ATGACTAACGAAACTTTAGATACTCAAGTAACTGCTTTAAATAATGAGCCTGATGATAGCTTGCTTCCTTTGGATGTAATCTACAATCTTTTTGGTTTTCTTCCTAATAAAGATTTAGCTAGGCACAGGTTAGTATCTAATAAATGGCAGAAATATGTTAAAAAAGCTTTAGCCTACTATGCTAAAGGGATGTTTGATCCTAAATATATTGATACTGCTTTCTTATCTAAGCTTCAAGTTCCTCTAGAACACGCCAGAACCTTTATAGATTATAGATATAAAGGCCTGCAAGAGGATAAAAATGATATCCAGCTTGATAGATACTTTGAGGGTAATGCAGCTGCAATTACACCAGGCGCTCAAGAGGCAGTTACAGTAGAAACTCTTATAAAAGTATTACACGATTTAGAGCAAAAGCAGCAGAAAATCAATAGCAAGCAGAAAGTAGAAATAGAATATACTATAAATTCTTTAGAAGGTTTAGTTAATTACATTAAAGCATATGATCAGCTCAAAGATAAGCACTACTTATTAAATATTAATTTTAATAAGATGGAGAACTCATCATGCCTCCTCCTATTATTAAATATTATTAAGCTTAGTAATAATCAAAATCTACAACAACGTATTAACATAAGCTATAATAATGAAGTTATCCAAGTAACTTGCGATCAAGCCAAACATATTGCTAACCATATTACTGTTTTTGAATTAGCATACCGCCATATAAAAGCAGAGGGGGCTAAAACAATAGCTGATGCTTTAAAAGCTAACACCACTATTACTTTTCTTCAGTTGAAAAGTAATAGCATAGGAACAGAGGAAGCTCTAGCAATAGCAGATGCTTTGAAAACCAACACTACTCTTGCTTCTCTTAACTTAGATTGGAATAGCATAGGAGCTGCAGGCGCTCTAGCAATAGCAGATGCTTTAAAAGCTAATACCACTCTTACTTCTCTTAACTTAAATTGGAATGACATAGGAGCTGCGGGAGCTCTAGCAATAGCAGATGCTTTAACAACTAACAAAGCTCTTAATTCTATTACCTTAGAAGAAAATAGCATAACAGATGTGGAAGCTAAGGATTTAGCTGATGCTTTAAAAATTAACACTACTCTTACTTCTCTTAACTTAGATGAGAATAGTATAGGAGCTGCGGGAGCTCTAGCAATAGCAGATGCTTTAAAAGCTAATACCACTCTTACTTCTCTTAACTTAGATAAGAATAGTATAAGCTATACAGGAGCTAAGGAGTTAGCTGATGCTTTAAAAACCAACACTACTCTTGCTTCTCTTAACTTAAATCGGAATAGCATAGGAGATGCGGGAGCTCAGGAGTTAGCTGACGCTTTAACAATTAACACTGCTCTTAGATCCCTTAACTTAGAATATAATAGCATAGAAGATGCGGGAGCTAAGGAGTTAGCTAATGCTTTAAAAACTAACAAAGCTCTTAGATCTCTTAACTTACGGCATAATAAAATAGGAGATGCTGGAGCTCAAGCAATAGCTGATGCTTTAAACATTAACAAATCGCTTACTTCTCTTAACTTAAGAGATAATTACATAGGAGCAGAGGGAGCTGGCGCCTTAGGAAAAGCCAGCGCTTATGTAAAACAGACTCAAAATAGAGATATTACAATTGTCCTTGATGATGATTTGATAATAATTTTCGAGGAAGCAAAAAAAGAAGAGCTAGCAAGGTTAGAAAAGCTAGAGGCACAAGAAAAATTAAAATCCCCAGAATTTCAACAAGCCGAGAGTTTTGCAGATATGGCAGTAAGGCAAGAGAAAGGACGTGGAATTTCTTAA